One segment of Thamnophis elegans isolate rThaEle1 chromosome 16, rThaEle1.pri, whole genome shotgun sequence DNA contains the following:
- the LOC116518962 gene encoding lipocalin-like produces the protein MWAQPSAALALLCLLQVQAELPVQADFQQEQFTGTWYSIGLASNSRWFKEKRQVIKMCTTVVSPTEDGNLDIASTYPKLDQCETKRTVFLRTEEPGRFTYTSPWSGSAHNIRVLETNYNEYALLGDTITKGADTFTMVTLYGRQKQLRPELLAKFTQTALSQGLAQEDVLVLPRTDLCMGETV, from the exons ATGTGGGCACAGCCGTCTGCTGCTTTGGCCCTTCTATGCCTGCTGCAGGTGCAGGCCGAGCTGCCCGTCCAGGCTGACTTCCAGCAAGAGCAG ttcACAGGCACCTGGTACAGCATCGGCCTGGCCTCCAACTCCCGCTGGTTCAAGGAGAAAAGGCAGGTCATCAAGATGTGCACCACAGTCGTCTCCCCCACAGAAGACGGGAACCTGGACATCGCCTCCACCTACCCCAA gcTTGACCAGTGTGAGACCAAGAGGACCGTTTTCCTCCGGACGGAGGAGCCTGGACGCTTCACCTACACCAGCCCTT GGTCAGGAAGTGCCCACAACATCCGGGTGCTGGAGACCAACTACAACGAGTATGCACTGCTGGGGGACACCATCACCAAGGGGGCCGACACCTTCACCATGGTCACCCTCTATG GGAGGCAGAAACAGCTGCGCCCGGAGCTGCTGGCGAAGTTCACCCAGACGGCCTTGAGCCAGGGACTTGCCCAGGAAGACGTCCTCGTTCTGCCCCGGACTG ATCTCTGCATGGGAGAAACCGTGTAG